ATCACTGAACTTGGCGGCAACAACCAGCGCCTGAGCGAAGTCGTGGCACGCTATCGCGATGCCGGCGCCCGGATTGCCATCGACGACTTCGGCGCCGGCTATTCACAGCTCGATCGCGTGCTGGCGCTGCAACCGGACATTCTCAAACTCGACATGCGCCTGTTCCAGGCCGCCGCACTTGGCGGGCCGAGCAGTGACGTGGTGAAAGCCCTAGCGCAAATGGCCGAAAAAACCGGCTGTTGGATCATCGCCGAAGGTGTGGAGACTGCGGCGCAACTGAATTTCGCGCTGGAATGCGGATCGCGCTACGTGCAAGGTTTTCTGTTCGCCCGGGCGCATGAGGCACTTTTCGGCACGGATGACTTCGTTGAGCGCTTTGCCGAGCTGCGTCAGTCCTACGTGCGCCAGAAGCTGGCCGAACGCAGCAAATGGATGTCCATGCGCCAGCAGCTCAGCGAACTCATGACCATCCTGCAAACCTGGGCCCAGGCCCGCGCTCCGCTCAGCGCCCTGCCACAGCTCGACGCCTTTCCCTGGCTGTTGCGCTTTTATCAGTGCGACCGTCACGGCACCCAGCTGACGCCAAACCTGGAATGGCGACAAAGCGGCTGGGTCGCCGACAATCGCTACCTGGGCCACAACTGGTCGTGGCGCCCGTACTTCTATCACCTGCTGGCCGAAGGCTGGGAAGAACGGCGCCTGACGCTTTCCAACACCTATCGCGACGCCACCAGCAACCAGTACTGCCTGACCGCCGGGCAGTTTTTCGATAACGGCGAGCGCCTGCTGTTGATCGACATCGACGCAGCGGGGCTGTAGTTGCGCTTGCAGATGCCAGCCTGAACCGGGAAGCTAGGGAATCAGTCACCAGACGGAGAGAATCAGCCTTGGATTGGCATACCCTGCTCAACCGCGAACGTCTCGGCAAACCGTTGCACAGCCCGCAGGAACTGGGCCGCAGCCCGTTCCATAAAGACCATGACCGCATCATCTTCTCCGGCGCCTTCCGCCGCCTGGGGCGCAAGACCCAGGTGCACCCGGTGTCGAGCAACGACCACATCCACACGCGCCTGACCCACTCGCTGGAAGTCAGTTGCGTCGGCCGCTCGCTGGGCATGCGCGTCGGT
The window above is part of the Pseudomonas fluorescens genome. Proteins encoded here:
- a CDS encoding EAL domain-containing protein, with amino-acid sequence MIDGQPLACFQPFIDTATGRIAGVEALGRLRQADGQLVSVGPLFADPRTPAVALRRLDRQIRDNALSRLHEAPPDWFLSLNMSPRWISRLRADQALPSLKQLARHGIDPQRIVFEITELGGNNQRLSEVVARYRDAGARIAIDDFGAGYSQLDRVLALQPDILKLDMRLFQAAALGGPSSDVVKALAQMAEKTGCWIIAEGVETAAQLNFALECGSRYVQGFLFARAHEALFGTDDFVERFAELRQSYVRQKLAERSKWMSMRQQLSELMTILQTWAQARAPLSALPQLDAFPWLLRFYQCDRHGTQLTPNLEWRQSGWVADNRYLGHNWSWRPYFYHLLAEGWEERRLTLSNTYRDATSNQYCLTAGQFFDNGERLLLIDIDAAGL